The following are from one region of the Shinella sp. PSBB067 genome:
- a CDS encoding BolA family transcriptional regulator: MSMKTSIAGKLEAAFSPERLEVINESHLHAGHQPGFDGEGETHMRIRIVSAAFSGMSRVARHRAINEAVKAELDAGLHALAVEAAAPGEPTRW; the protein is encoded by the coding sequence ATGTCCATGAAAACCAGCATCGCCGGCAAGCTTGAAGCCGCCTTTTCCCCCGAGCGCCTCGAGGTCATCAACGAGAGCCACCTGCATGCCGGCCACCAGCCGGGCTTCGATGGCGAGGGCGAGACGCATATGCGCATCCGCATCGTCTCCGCAGCCTTTTCCGGCATGAGCCGGGTGGCACGCCACCGGGCGATCAACGAGGCGGTGAAGGCAGAGCTCGATGCGGGACTGCATGCCCTCGCCGTCGAGGCGGCGGCGCCGGGCGAACCGACGCGCTGGTGA